In Gimesia panareensis, the genomic window ACCACTGGAAGCGCTGGGATTTGTGCTCTTGACCGAGCCACAGCCTGTGGTGGTCTGTACGCTGGACTGGACGGGGCTCTGTAACGACGCGCATCTTCAACTGCGTCAGGCACTGGCGAAGGCTGCCGGCACGACTGCAGACCGCGTGGCCGTGCAGTGTGTGCACCAGCACGATGCCCCGTTTGCCTGCCTGGAGACGGACCGGATTGTGCGGGCGCAAGGTGACTTGCCTCCCAACATGGACCCGCAGTTTTTTCAGACCTGTCTCCAGCGGGCAGAGACTGCGGTACGGGAGAGCCTGAAATCACCACGTCGTCTGACGCATGTCGCTTCAGCTCAAGCGGAGGTGGAACAGGTGGCTTCCAACCGACGGGTGCTGAATGATCAGGGTAAGATCCTGAAGAACCGAAGTGTGGCGGCCAGCAGCGATGATATTCGCGATCTGCCGACTGGCGTGATCGATCCCTGGCTGAAGACGGTGGCCTTTTATGATGGCAAAGAGAAAGTCGCCGCCTGCTATTATTACGCCGTGCATCCCATCAGTTACTGTTGTACCGAGGGGCATGTTAACAGCGAGTTCGTAGGGCAGGCGCGCAAGCTGAAGGCCGAGCACGATGCTCCCGATTGTCTGCATGTCTACTTCACAGGCTGTGCGGGCAATATCAACGCGGGAAAATACAACAACAGCGATCACCATGAAAATCGCCCGGTGCTGGCACAGCGGGTCTTTGCGGCGATGGAACGGGCGTCCGAACAACTGCGTCCCGAACCGATCAAGCGGCTGCAGTGGACGACCGCCGATTTCCTGCCGCCGGTCAATCGGGCGTTTTCCATCGCGGAACTGGAGAAGCAGATCAACGATCACAGTCGGCGGGTGGTACATCGGAATCGGCCTGCTTTCACGCTGGCCTGGTTGCGACGGCATGCCGCTCAGAAGCCGATTACATTGAGCGGACTGCACGTCAACCAGATATCCATGCTGCATTTACCAGCCGAGCCATTCATCGAGTATCAGTTGCGGACTCAGATGCTCTACCCCCAGCGATTTATGGCGGTGGCCGGCTACGGGGACGGCGGTCCCTGGTACTTGCCGACCGCGGAAGCTTACTTCCAGGGGGGCTATGAAGTCAGCGTGGCTTTCAGTGGTCCGGAGGTGGATCAGCATCTGATGCGGGGTATCAAAGAGTTGGTGCCGGGTTAGTCGGAAACTCAGGTCAGTTCGGCGATGGGTTTGCCGTGAGGCAGGATGGGAACCGGTCGTCCCTGATGGTCGACGAGGGAGCGGGAGTAATCGATGCCCAGGTGACGATAGATCGTGGCCAGCATGTCTTGAGGCGTATAGGGATTGTGTGTTGGGTATTCGGCTTTGGAGTTGGTGGCCCCGACGACCTGTCCCATTTTCAGATTGCCTCCTGAGAAGAGGGCCGTGTAAGCCTGGGGCCAGTGGTTGCGTCCTGTCCCCGAGCTGTTGGAAGAGAGTCGGGGAGTGCGACCAAATTCACCGACGGCGACGACCATGATTTTTTTGTCCAGGCTGCGTTCGTGGATGTCCTCGATGAGTGTGGCCAGGGCCTGATCCATGTAGGGGAGGCGGACCTGCATGTATTTCGCGAAATGGCCGGGGCGTCCCGCGTTGAGAATGTGATCGTCCCAGTTCGTAAATTCCTGTCCGGTCTTCGGGGTGTTGAAGAACAGAGAAACGACGCCACAGCCGGCTTCCGCCAGACGGCGGGCGAGCAGGCAGCCCTGGCCCCACATGTTGCGTCCGTAGCGGTCACGCAGGCTGTCCGGTTCACGGTCGATCTCGAACGAACGGGCGGCATCAGGGCTGGTCAGCATCTGAAAGGCGAGGTCGCGGAATTTGTCATTGCCGTGCAGGTCACCTGTGAGATCGAGGTCGCTGCGCAGTCGATCGAACTGTTTGAGCAACTGGCGGCGTTCAAGCAGATGCTTCCCATCCATGCCTGCCTGCAGCTTCAGCGAAGGGGGACGATAACTGGTTGACGAAGGCTCGGTCGATTCAAAAGGTCCGTGCTGCATGCCCAGGTAAGTGGGTTGGACCATGTAGAACTTCGAGGGGATCGAGACATAGGGGGGCGTACCCGCATCGGAGAGTCCCCGGACCACACTGGTGACGGAACCGAAGTCGGGATGTTCGCTTTTTGATTGTGAAGTGGGATCCAGTTTGGAGGGACGTTTGCCGGTGAGAACAATGATCCCGCCATCGCTGTGGATGCCGACGTCATGATGCAGGGAGCGGACGAGCGAGAATTTATCTGCGATTTTGGCCTGTCGCGGAAAGAGTTCGCAGAGATCCATCCCCGGGACATTCGTGGAGATCGGATTGAAGAGGGAGCGGTAGTCCGAGGGGGCGTCCGGTTTAAGGTCGTAGGTTTCCAGTTGCGAGGGGCCGCCATGCAGGAAGAGCAGAATGACGGATGTGTCAGGTCGGGTCGGGGCGGCTTCACCACGGAGAGACAGCAGTTGCGGGAGTGAGAGACCGCTCAGAGCGAGGGATCCGATGCGCATAAATTCGCGTCGGTTCACCGGTCCGCTGCAGTGTTTGCCCGTCATTTGATTTCATCCCGTTCTGGAGCACCCGGCGACGCACTCGGGTGGAACTTTGAAATATCAACAAGCGATTATATGTGCGTGGTTTGGAAAATGCCAGAGGAACCTGAATGATGGGGCCTGAATCAGGTTCAGGGGGTGTGCTCTTCGGGGGGAATCGGGCGGCCGTGAGGGTCCTGGTCGGTGTCGAGGGTGTCGGCGTTGAGGCGGTCGCGGAGTTCCCGATCGGTGAAATGTTCCAGTTGCTCAGCCTGGCGGTGAATGGTCTCAGCGGACATGCCCGCGTGTTCGACGAGGTAGTGTTCCCAGAGGCGATGGGAGCGGACGAGTTGCCGGGCCCGGTCGCGGCCGGTGTCGGTCAGGGTGTAGGTTCCATTGGCGTGCACGAGCTGGCTGTGCCGAACGAGGTAGCCGAGTGTCAGGCTGGTGGGCAACGGACGGGAAAAGAGGATGTCCCGCAGGTAGAGGGCGTCGGGTCTGAGCTCCGGATCCCGTTCCTCAATGCGGTACATCAGGGCGACGATGTCATCCGCGAGGATCTGCCAGGCCAGTAACTGACGACGGAGGAAGACGATTACCACGCCGTGCCGGGGGCCGAACAGGGCGGCGATCACAAACAGCAGACCGGCTGAGACCGCCATCATGCCGGCCGTGGATGTGCTCTGGAAATTGAACCAGTAGGGGACGGTGATGGCACTGATATGACCGATGATGGCGGAGAGCATCGCCAGCAGAACACTGAGGATCAGCATGACTCCCAGTCGGTCGGTGAGCATATAGGCGGCGGCGGGGGGCACGACGAACATGGCGACGACCAGGATATTTCCGACTGCTTCAAAGCTGGCAACCGCGGTGATCGCTACCAGGGTCATGAGCGCATAATGAATGAGTGTGGCATTGAAGCCGGTGGTGGTGGCCAGGGCCGGGTCGAAGGAACTGAGCTTCAGCTCTTTGAGAAACAGGATGACGAACAGCAGGTTGATCACGAATACGATCGAGAGCACAACGACCACGCGGGGGATCTCCCAGCCGGCAACGAGCACGGTGTCGGCGGGCGTGAGTTCGATGGCACCGTAGAGCACGCAACCCGGATCGAGATCGACGCGATCGGCGGCCTGGACGATCATCACCAGTCCCAGGGCAAACAGAGAGGTGAAGACGACACCCATTGAGGCGCCTTCGTCCACTTTTCCGAAGCCGCGAATCCATTCTGTGAACAGCGCGGTCAGAATGCCGGCAATGACGGCGCCGATAAACATCGGCAGGCTGCTGCGCGAGTCGCTGATCAAAAAGGCGGCGGCCAGTCCCGGCAGGACAGCGTGAGTGATCGCATCACCGAGCATGCTCATCTTGCGGAGCACTAGAAAATTACCCAGCAGGGCAGTCGCAGCAGCGCACAGCATCCCCGCGACGATGATCCAGCCATCCAACGTCCAGCTCCACTGTTCGAGTCCTCCCATCAGGTGGCCTCCCGGACAGTTGGAGTGACGGGGGGCTGCTGCAGATCAATGGCATGGGGGCTCTGCAGAATTCCTTCCGTCGACTGACGGACGAGCAGGACTTCCAGCTCGGCGATCACCTCCGGTTCCAGGACGTGTTCGATGGCGTCAGCATCCTGATCGACTTTGCTGGAAGCGACTTCCGCGTAGGTAATCAGATAGAGTTCCCAGAGGCGGTGTTCGTGAACCACGCGGGCAGCTTCCTTCAAGCCGGAGAGTGTTAACTGTATGCGGTTGTCCGAGAGTTGTGTGACGAGGCGTTCGTCCTGGGCGCGTCGGATGATTTTTTTGAGCGCGGGCAGGGACCAGCTTCGCATCTGTTCCAGGGCGGAGAGCGAGACCGGCTGTACGTTCTCCGTGACATCGATGGGAAGCTGCTGATGAGTCTCCAGGTATTCGTAGAGGCCCCGCAGCAGGTGTTGCCGATTGACTTTGGTATTCAGTTCGTAACGCCGGTATTTGCGAACCAGAATTCCACGCGGCACACCGAAGATCATGCTGAACAGAAACATTGTGGTCGCGACCAGGACGATCATCGCCCCTGAGGGAAGATTGGGAAAGATGGCGCTCATGCCCGATCCGATCATCCCGCTGAGAGCACCCAGCACGACTGCAACGAAGGTGAGCCAGAACATTTTTTCGGTCCAGAAACGGGCAGCAGCGGGAGGGATTACGAGCAGTGAGATCATCAGGATCAGCCCCACGGCCTGCAGGCCGATGATGGTCACGACGACGACGAGTCCCATCAGGATCGTATCAAGCAGGATGACGGGAAAGCCGCGCGAATCAGCAAAGCCTTCGTCGAAGCAGAGCAGTGTCAGTTCCTTGTAGAGGAGCAACGCAATCAGTACACAACTCAGGCCGGCACCGCCGATCAGCCAGGCATCGCTGGCAACCATGGAAGCCGTTTTTCCGTAGATAAACGATTCGAGACCGGCGGCGTGTCCGGTCTGCATCTGCTGGACAATGCTCAACAGTGCGATTCCAGCGCCGAAGAAGACACTCAGCACGATTCCCAGGGCGGCATCTTCCTTGAGCCGGGTCAGGTTGCGAATCAGGAGAATACCGGCGATGCCGAGTAAACCACTGATCGCGGCACCGGTCAGCAGGATGGGGAGCGATTTTCCATTCAGGCCCAGTGTACTGGCGATGATGAAGGCGATCGCGATCCCGGGCAGGGTAGCGTGGCTGAGAGCATCACCCATCAGGGCACGTTTACGGAGCAGGGCGAAGCTGCCGATCATGCCGGCGGACATGCCGAGCAGGGTGGTGCCCAGGATCACGATGCGGGTGTTGTAGTCCTGCATGAGGAAGACGCGTTTCCAGTCTTCCCAGGCGGGCCACTCGATACTGCGATCGGTGATGGACTGCTGCTTATGCACAGTTTTTCCCTCGGCTGCCAGCAGGGCCGGGCCGGGGAGCAGGAGCATCAGCAGGAGCAGAATTCGCGCGCCGCGACTCATAGAGACTGCTCCCGGCGGCGCATGGTTTCGGTGGCTTCTTCGAGCAGGGTGAGACGGCCGCCGTAGGTTTTCTGCAGATTCTCGGGGGTGAAAACGTCTGCGGTGGGACCATGATCGATGACGCGCATGTTGAGCAGGATGACGTAGTCAAAGTATTCGGGGACGGTCTGCAGATCGTGGTGAATCACCAGAGCGGTTTTGCCAGCCTGCTTCATTTCCTGCAGGATCTTGACGATCGCTTTTTCCGTCGCGGCATCGACGGCGGCGAAGGGTTCGTCCATCAGGTACAGGTCGGCGTCCTGAACCAGGGCGCGGGCGAGGAAGGTCCGCTGCTGCTGTCCGCCGGAGAGCTGGCTGATCTGGCGACGGGCGTAGTCGGCGATGCCCACGCGTTCGAGGGCATCCAGCGCGCGTTCCCGATGTTTTTTGCGGACAGGCAGGCACCAGCCGATTTCGCGGTAGAGCCCCATGGTGACGACATCGAGAGCATCCACAGGGAAATCCCAGTCGACGCTTTCCCGCTGGGGGACATAGCCGACGCGGTGTCGATTTTTCTGATAGGGTTTTCCGAAGATGTTGACCCGGCCGGAGGCCTTGGGGATCAGTTCCATGATGGTTTTGATCAGCGTACTTTTGCCAGCGCCGTTGGGGCCGACGATCCCGACCAGTTTGCCTGGGGGAATGTCGAAGCTCACGTCCCAGATCACGGGTTTGCGGTGATAGGCGACAGTGAGGTCATAGACGGAAAGAGGAATCTCCGTCGGGGACAGTCCTGATTGCGGTAACGGATTCTGGCTTTCAGATGTATTCATGGGACTCTTAGGGTTCATGTCTGCTCTGGTGGTCGGGAGACTGTTGTTGTGCATCAGTGCGTGAGTTTGTCCTGCATGCCTTTTTCGGGTGCCGTGCCCCCCAGCGCGCGGGCTACGGTAGTCATGTTGTGATCGAGCATGCCGATATAGGTCCCCTCGTAGGTTCCCGGTTCCCCCATCGCATCGGAGAAGAGTTCCCCTCCAATGACGATCTGATGTCCCTGAGCGCGGGCTCCTTCGATCAGAGCGGTAATGTTCTTTTTCGAAACGCTGCTTTCCACGAAGACCGCCTTGATCTTTTTCTTCACCAGCAGGTCGACGAGTTCGTTGATCCTTTTCAGACCGGCTTCCGATTCGGTGGAGATCCCCTGGACGCCCTGGACGTCGAGCCCATAGGCGCGGCCGAAATAGTTGAAGGCGTCGTGAGAGGTGATCAGTGTGCGGCTGTCTTCCGGGATTGTTTTCAGGGTTTTCTGTCCGTATTCGTGAAGTTGTTCCAACTGCTGTTTGTAGGCTTTGGCGTTGTTCTCATAGACGTCGGCATGTTTGGGGTCGTATTTGATTAAGGCATCTTTGACAGCATCGACGCACTGCGCCCAGGCGGAAACATCCATCCAGACATGGGGGTCGTAGTGACCGTGAAAGTCTTCCGGTTCCAGGAGCGTTTTTTCATCGATGAGCTCGGTGACGGCGAAGACCGGTTTGTTGCGCGAGACCTTGATCAGCGTGTCGGTCATTTTGCCTTCCAGCATCAGGCCGGAGTAGAAAACGATGTCCGAATTCATAATCGTTACGACATCATCGCGGCTGGCTTTGTGCATATGGGGATCGACGCCGGAGCCCATAATCTGATGGACGTCCACATATTCCTGTCCCACATTTTTGACGAGATCCGCCACCATTCCTACTGTTGCCGCGACCGGAATCGGGTAATTGATGGTGTAGCCGGATTCACCGGTTTTGGGTTCAGGCGTTGAATTTTCCTGCGACTGGCAGCCAGCCAGACAGATCAACGCCAGGACGAAAGCGAAGTGCTTTCTCATAGTAACATATGCTCCGATAAGGACTTATTGTGCACGAGGCTGCTAAAATGTAGCCTAGGCTACATTTTCTCCCATTTTATAGCAGGAGCAGCGTGAATGTCAACTCCAGAGAAATCCATTACTTTTTGGGTTTGAGGTGTTGATCAAAGAAGCCAATGACAGCGGGGCGGAGGTCGCGCTGTTTGGGTTGCAGATGGAAGCTGTGCGGAGCGCCTTCGATGATGATCAGCTCTGCCGGGATGCCTCCTTTTTTGAGCGCAGCCTGCAGGAGTTCGGACTGTGCCACGGGGACGAGCGCATCGCGGGTGCCGTGCAGAATCAGGAAGGGGGGATCATCGTTGGAAATATGCGTGACCGCGGAAGCCTGTTTGCTGAGTGCCTTTTCTTCATCCGAGAAGGAATTGAGCAGGTCGCGTGATCTGGCCAGGGTGATCAGATCGTGTACGCCATACATGGGAACGACGGCCTGAATGCGGGATGAAAAGCCGGCGTAGGGTTCTTTGGGTTCGAGTTGGGGATCATCGCCGGTGACAGCCAGCATTGCGACCAGATGTCCGCCGGCGGAACCGCCGATGGCCCCGATGTGATCGGCGTCGATCTGGTATTTATCAGCGTTCTTTCGCAGGAAGCGAACGGCGGTTTTACAATCCTGCAGATGACCGGGCCAGACCTGTTTGAGGTTGTCGGTGAAGCGGGACTGTTTTTTCGCGAGCTGATAATTGATGCTGGCACAGACGTAGCCTGCTTTGGCCAGGTTGGTGCCGATGTTGATTTCGCGGCGGGCGCCTTTGTCACCGCCGTGCCAGCCCCCGCCATGAATGATGACGACGGCAGGGTAAGGGCCTTTCCGGAAGTGGGGATCGGGGAGATAGAGGTCGAGTTTTTCTTTTCGGCCCGCGCCCAGATAGTCGACGTCTTTCTGAATCTTGACCTGGGAGAGTTCGCGTTTGACCCGTTCGGAGGGGGAGAGGAAGGTGACGCGATCACGGCCGGCGAGTTCGACGAGGTCTTTGATATCGAATGCTTTGAGCAGGCCGAAGCAGAAGAGTTCCGGTGCCTGGCTGACGGCTTTGTCCTGTTCGAGGATCTCTTTGAGAGAGCCGAACGAATCCTGCAGGCTGACGTTCGAGATGGCCTCGGGTTCGATATCCGCAGCGATGAGTGTGAACAGGCTGCTGCGTGGGCCGACTGCCTGAATCTGAACGGTGGACTGTTTCTGGTCGGACTTCAACCAGCGGGAAATGCCGGCAAGCTGGCTGGCCTGGATGCCCAGGGGGCGTTCTCCGACGGCTGCGACGAGCAGACCATACAGGAAGTCACGCTGACTGATTTTCGATTCTCCAAAATAGAAGGGATCGACGGCGAGCACGTTCTGTCCCTCTGCCAGTAGCTTTTCTACTGCCGTCGCCAGGCTTTGTCTTCCAGCGTCTGCGACGACGATCGTTGTCGATTTCGCAGGGCTGCGTGAGAATTCGACAGCGGGGACAGTCCAGTCCTGATCGACTTTCAGTTTCCAGAAAGTGACTTTTGTGTCACCCTCTGTTTTCTGGTCGACCTTAGTTCCAGACACTTTGGATTGAGTTGCGGAGATCAGTTTTTTGAGTGCTTCCCGCTGCTGTTCGGGTGTGGTTTTCTTTGCGGAGCGAGGCAGGTTCTGGCTGAGTTGGAGGGCCAGGGTGTGGAAGTCGGCATTGTCGGCGGGGAGTTCGACCTTTAGTTCCTCGGCGGTTTTGAGTTCCTCATCGCAGGGGATTTCTTTAACCGGCAGCGGTTTGCCAGGTTCGGAGAAGTGCGCCGAAAGCATGCGATAGAGTGCTTCGCGGTTGTCCTGGAGGAAGTTGTGCGTGCCGGGATCGTCGTTGATGTGCTTCTGCAGATTTTCTTCTTTGTCGTACAGCTTGAAGATCGGGAAGGCGGCTTTGAGCAGTGGAGGCTGGGCGTATCCCGCTTCGAAGCAGCAGTTATCTTTCGAGTTGTTGGTCAATAATGTCGGACGGGGAGCCCGCATTGCGGTGAGGTGGGTGTAGTCGGCGTAGAGGGCCAGGTCGTTGGGTGTCTGTTCGGAATCACCCAGGTCTTTGGTGTGATAGTCACGCGTGAGGAAGCTGGAATACCCGGCGACCGGATTAGAGAGTGTGACCCGTTCATCAAGGGAACTGATGAAGATCGTTTGCCAGCCGCCCCCGGAGAGGCCGGCGACCGCGACGCGTTTGGGGTCCGCATGAGGATGCGCGAGCAGAACGTCGAGTCCTTTTTTCATCGCGAGATAAAAGGGAGCGAGCCCGCTGGTGCCGCACAGGTCGAGCTGGTTCATTTTGTAATGGGTGAAGCCGGGAGAGCCGAGCTGGCCCATGCCGAGCCATTCGACGTTGAGAGCGAGCATACCCCGCTTGGCCTGGTTGATGCAGCGGACCTGTTTGTAGTCGGCGGCTTTCCCGTCTTTGCGGTCGTGCCCGTTGACATTCATCACAACGGGAACTTTGCCTGTCAGTTCATTGGGGATATAGAGCAGGGCGGGAACCCAGAGTCCGGGGACGGCTTCGAAGCGGAGCTTCTGGATTTTGTATTCGGGGCCGCCGGGAATGGTTTCTCCCCAGACGACGTTCAGTTTGGTGTCACGCCATTTGGCTGCTTCGCCGCGATAGACGACTTTGTCCAGCACATCTTTGCGGATGCGGCCAATGGTCTTTTCCCATTCGTCGACGCTGCTGACTTCGGGCATGCCGGGAACTTTGGGAGCGATATAAGCCTGGACCTCTTTCCACGGCTGGTCCTTGTCGAGAATCGGTTGTTTCAGCGAGGCCTGCAGGTCGGGTTCGGCTGCCGACAGGAGCGAGAGCGGCGCTGACAGCAGGCAGCAGAAAACGAACAGGTAGCGGGCAGGGTGATAGTGTGGCATAGCTGGAACTCCCGTTGATTTCAGGTGGGATCTAAAAGCAGGTTGTATTTATTCTGCGAAAAACGGAGAGGGAACACAAGTTCGTTAAGAAAATTAAAGAAGCAGTCTGCGCAGCGTGAAGCGGGGCGTCCCTCAGTCATGGAGAGATTCGGCGCTCAGGACTTTTTACCCAACTCGATGGAGCGTTGTGTGGCGGCGGCGACGGCATTCATCAGGCTGCTGCGGAGGCCTCCCGATTCGAGGGCGTGAATGCCGGCGATCGTGGTGCCGCCCGGACTGGTGACCGCGTCTTTGAGCGCGCCGGGATGTTCGCCCGTTTCGAGAACCATTTCGGCGGCCCCTTTGACGGTTTGTGCAGCGAGCTGGGTGGCGATGTGACGGGGCAGTCCCATGCGGACGCCACCATCACTGAGGGCTTCGATGATCTGATAGACGTACGCGGGGCCGGAGCCGGACAGACCGGTGACGGCGTCGAGTTGCGATTCGGGGACTTCGACGGCGATACCGACCGTGGAGAGCAGCGAGTCGACGAGGCTGGCATCGTCTTCGGTGGCTTTGCCTCCCCGGGCGAAGGCGGAGGCGCCCTGTTTGACCAGACAGGGGGTGTTGGGCATCACGCGGATGACGCGGATCGAGTCGCCCAGCGTTTCCAGGAAGAGTGCGAGCGGGGAGCCGGCGGCGATGGAGACCAATAGCTGTTTATGCGTGATGGTACCTTTGAGTTCCTGCAGGACTCCGGGCAGCTGCTGCGGTTTGACCGCGAGGATGACGATGTCGGACTGTTCAGCCACGGTGATATTGGAGGTGAGTGTATCAGCACCGGTTTCCTGGTTGAATTTTTCCCGGGCGGATTCATAAGTGTCGCTGGCACAGACGTTATCTGCGGAGGTGAAACCGGAGGAGATGAGTCCCCCTGCCAGGGCGGTCGCCATGCGTCCTGCACCAATAAAACCGACTTTCATTTGTCTACTGTCTGACATACTGGGGGGCTTTCTGCTGTCTGTGGCTGCCAATTCGGGATTGAGAGACCACTAATTTGTTCTGTCCTCAAATTTTCCGTCGGATAGTCACTGATTGAGGGGGCATAAACTGCTAAAATACGATAATCTGTATGCGCTGAACTTAGAATTGTAACACCAACGACCAGAATGTGCATCTGAGCCTGTTCTAGACGTGTTGATCCATAAATGCGAGCTGATTGCGAGATGAAGACGGCCGGTTATAATAAGCTGCAAAATGCAACCGGAAATGAAAGCCAAACGAGAATGTCCGACCTGGTTCCACCCCCAATTCGCGTGGGGGCGGTCTCTTATCTCAATTCGAAGCCGCTGATACAGGATCTGGAAGATCTCGCGGAAAATGCTGAACTGATGTTAGATTATCCGAGCCTGTTGGCCGATGATCTGGCGGCAGGGCGAATCGACGTGGGTCTGATTCCCTCGATCGAAGTGATTCGCAGCCCTGACTACGAAGTGATTTCGAATGCCTGTGTGGCGACACAGGGGCCGGTGCTGAGTGTGAAAATGTATAGTCGCGTCCCTTTGGGTCAGATCAAGCGGCTGGCACTGGACATGGGATCGCGGACAAGTGCGACACTGGTGCGAATCATGCTGGCGGAACAGTACGGGGTGTATCCGGAAGTGGAACCGCTGCCGATCGAGCAGACCATCGATGCGACGACCGCAGATGCGATTCTGTTGATTGGGGACCGGGCGATTCATACACCAAGTACGAAATTTGCTGCCACCTGGGACCTGGGTGAGGAGTGGTTACGCTGGACGGGACTGCCGTTCGTGTTCGCGATGTGGGCCGTGCGGCGGGATCAGGAAACGGGATCGCTGGAGACCGCATTGTGTCAGGCACGCGACAGAGGGGTTTCCATGCTGGACGAGATTGCCCGGCGGGAAGCACCGAAGCTGGGCATTGACGTGGCGGTAGCGGAAAGTTATCTGAAGAACAATCTGAGTTTTTATCTGGGATCCGCCGAGCGTTGCGGATTGCAGCTGTTTCAAGAATTAGCCATTAAAACGGGACTTGCTCCCGAGGGGGTTCCTCTTGTCTTCCGAAATTGCATCTCTGCTGGATAAAGCAGTCGCCGGCGAACGTCTGAACCGAGAAGAGGGACTCAAACTGATGGAGTCTCACGATCTGGTTGCGCTGGGCAAGGCAGCCAACGAAGTCACGAAGCGACTGCACCCCGAACCTTACCGCACTTATAACATCGACCGGAATATCAACTATTCGAATTCCTGTTCCGCGGTCTGCGATTTCTGTGCGTTTTACCGGAATCCGAAGTCGCCGGAAGTGTATGTGCTCAAACCGGAGCAGCTGTATCAGAAGATCGAAGAGACGATCGAACTGGGAGGAGACCAGATTCTGCTGCAGGGAGGACTGCATCC contains:
- the proC gene encoding pyrroline-5-carboxylate reductase encodes the protein MSDSRQMKVGFIGAGRMATALAGGLISSGFTSADNVCASDTYESAREKFNQETGADTLTSNITVAEQSDIVILAVKPQQLPGVLQELKGTITHKQLLVSIAAGSPLALFLETLGDSIRVIRVMPNTPCLVKQGASAFARGGKATEDDASLVDSLLSTVGIAVEVPESQLDAVTGLSGSGPAYVYQIIEALSDGGVRMGLPRHIATQLAAQTVKGAAEMVLETGEHPGALKDAVTSPGGTTIAGIHALESGGLRSSLMNAVAAATQRSIELGKKS
- a CDS encoding menaquinone biosynthetic enzyme MqnA/MqnD family protein, with protein sequence MSDLVPPPIRVGAVSYLNSKPLIQDLEDLAENAELMLDYPSLLADDLAAGRIDVGLIPSIEVIRSPDYEVISNACVATQGPVLSVKMYSRVPLGQIKRLALDMGSRTSATLVRIMLAEQYGVYPEVEPLPIEQTIDATTADAILLIGDRAIHTPSTKFAATWDLGEEWLRWTGLPFVFAMWAVRRDQETGSLETALCQARDRGVSMLDEIARREAPKLGIDVAVAESYLKNNLSFYLGSAERCGLQLFQELAIKTGLAPEGVPLVFRNCISAG